In Erigeron canadensis isolate Cc75 chromosome 8, C_canadensis_v1, whole genome shotgun sequence, the DNA window CGCCGCCGCTACCAACCCCCACTACCACCGTCCCATTTGTCACCGTTATTACCCCCACCGGCTTTAAACCGTCATATTATGCGGGCATATGAGTAACATAATGTAGTACAGATCACGTGAGCTACTCGTGAAATTGAGGAAAGGGCCACTACTCACCCGCCATTTTGAATGAAACCATTGTTGGGAACTGAAcccatccaaaaaaaaaaaaaaatactcgtagtTAATAATCCACAACAACATCTATCACCTTTATTCATTTTGTCACCGCCTCTCTATATATCGCCGCCGCCACCGGATACATCACCAGCGCGCCTAGCCTCTTTAATTTCCTGATCGATCCCCCTCTTTGACTTGTTGATCGATCAAACTTTCcgtttgtgtgtatatatataaactgcatgtgattttttatttttcatcagtGTGTGTACGTCTAGCTAGCTAGCCAGCCAGGTTAAGATAATATTACCAAACGACGAACGTACGTACGGGGATCCTCGATTACTAGATAAGTGTTTGCTTGTTCCAACTCATTAGTTGCTTgaatatataaacacatatataagCTAGAAAGAAAgggaaggaaaaaaagaaaaggaatatagatataataggaaggaaggaaggaagaTGGAGAGTAGTAATAAGCAGTTGTTTATGTCGGCTTTAAGTGTGGGGATTGGAGTTGGAGTTGGGATTGGAGTGGGAAAGACGGTGAGCCGGTGGGCTACTACTGGTGCTGATTCtaattcttcttcatcatcaggaaataataataatgttggaCTTACTCCGCTTTCAATGGAGCGTGAGATGCTTAGTATGATTGTTGATGGCAAAGATAGCAAAATCACCTTTGACGAATTCCCCTACTACCTCAGGTATACCCCCTAGCTCCCTACCTAGCTAATTATTTAAGTGATGTTAATTTATGTATGTTAATTAATTAGAGTagcaaattttattttatttgttcaaaaatcatatacatatatatccatCAATAATAATGATTTAGGAATCAAGTCTGTACTTGTAATTTTGATGCATATATACATCTTTCACTAGCTAATATACTCTAAACGTACGTGTTTCCGGCCATTTATTAATTTCCCTTTTCcgaaatattattttatatatatatatatatatagtaacatGTCTTATCATGTATATATCCACGTGAAAGCGGGCAATGATATCATGGGGTAGTGTGCCACACGACAAGATCACCCACCCACAGTCCTATCCGAATTATGGATATGACATATATGATCatgtaaaacatatatatacctaGCTCTAGccatatagatataaataaattgaGCTTAGCTTAATTGTCATGAatcttaatgatatatatttaggaGACCTCCTTTTCAAGACTAAGGTTCGATGTTTAAGGCAATCCAGATTGACGAGTTGACATGTTATTAGGTTTGAATTTCTTTGGATTCAAAATATCTTAGAATGCTTAAGCGTTTCATATGGTTGAATTGACCAGCTAAAAAATAACTTTTCGTTGATGAGTCACTTCGAGCCCGAGAGTTCCAAAAAATATACCTTATTCAAAATAATTGTTTAACTTTTGTAACTTacaaaatagaattaaaaaaaaaaaaaaactttataactttgaaaacaaactatagttttaaaatgaaaataaaggaatattttcatttttggaTTGAATTTGATTCCCCGCGtgttataaaagtttttttgtAATTACATTGCTTCTCTCGattaagttaaattatatatattttttaaatatttcattaaaaatagttCTTGCTAAAAAAGTTATCGTTCTTCGAAGAATTGAAAATgttagttatataaatttttaaccGATAGTTTTTTccttaattagaaaatccattcTCTTATTTATGTGATGATAGATATTTTTGGCGTATAGACGATGAGTCACCatgtttgtcttttttttaatagttattATCAAGCACTGGTGGACCagctttttgtttcttttctttgagCATGTTTGATTTTATGTACACGTGTATACAAGTTTTGAATTTCATCAACCATTCTTGTGATGAGTTGCCCCCCTATCTGTGGCCTTCACAATCTAGGAACACTCGCAACATTCTTTAATACCAGAACTCAATTTAAAGTTTAATACGTGTACATGTGCTTGATAGAGactattgtttttttaaattagaGTTTAATCTTTAATGttgataatttaaaatatttagatttgtttaaaaataacaataaaaattaatatagcatctcattatttaaaaatataataaatatattcacaTATATAAGGTGTTGTACTTTATATTAAAGTTTAGAATTTGATATCTTAAAATTATCCATTAGTACTTTTGGTGCCTTGAAGCCCCCTAGATCCTTGGGTAAGAGGACACGAGAGACCAGCTACAAGGCCTTTATATAATGTGGTTATGTTATAAAGTGTAGATTATATGTAATTACTCATTATAAAAAACTTCAGGGCTATGTCTGTTATTTCTTCTAAAAAATCATTTACCAAATAACATGGCATAATTTGATTATATaggaaaaaaatagttttaccTAATATTATCGGTGGCCTTTTATAACATGATTATTCTGCATCAGTGGTGAAGGCAGGATACAATGTTTTTGACTCATTGACGAAGGCAGGATCACACTATATAAACTTCGAAAAATCTTTGGCAGTGATCATTCGTTGCGTTTACACCTATTGGGGGAGGCTTGGCACCATCGAGTCCCCCTTGTCTCCGCTTCTGTCTACATGAATAAGTCccaattaaaatcaaacaagtATTGAAGGAATTAAAACAGATAGAACAATCATAAAATAATCTTTGTTCTAATGATCCCAGTGGTGGTAGTAGCCCGGTCACTCAGGTTTGGTAACCTAGCTACTCAGCGTCGtaaaatatgataaaataaaataaaaaatgaaattgattcctAATTAAACTAAGCAAAAGCAATATACATTTCAAGGCAAGAAGCATAATTAGGATAGGTATAGAATGctcattttgttttaatcaCAGATGACCACATTATaatgattttcacttgttgaCGGGTGTAACAGCGAGCAAACAAGAGTTTTACTTACAAGTGCGGCGTTTGTTTACTTGAAAAATATCGACTTCTCTAAGCATACAAGGAACCTTTCCCCTGCAAGTCGAACTATATTGTTATCAGGGCCTGCAGGTTAGTTGTTACATTTCCGGTTCTGTGTATCATGTGTGATTAGATGTTAACTATACTAATTTGACTCTATATCGTTGTTCTTAAGAACTGTACCAGCAAATGCTTGCCAAGGCTTTGGCTCATTACTTTGAAGCCAAGTTGTTGTTGCTTGATGTCAATGATTTTTCACTTAAGGTCCAAAGCAAATACGGATCTTCCTCCAAAGAAAATGTAAGCATTTGCAatgaattttataaaacatattttgtCCAAAGATTTGACATTTAATCCCTAACATGTTATTATACAGACCTTCCAAAGGTCCACTTCGGAAACAACCTTGGCACGAATGTCCGAATTATTTGGATCAACATTATCCATGTTTCAATCCAAACCAGAAATAAAAGGTACTCATCTTCAGCTGTTATGTTCAGACctttcatatttaataaatttcCTTTTTGAAAGGCACATGTTTAAGCTTACATGTTTAGTGATATTGTTTAGGATCCTTGGAAGTATCCGTGGTGTTTGTGTTATATGTTCTGTTTATATTTGATTCAGATAGCGGTTATGTTTACAGGAACCATACGAAGACAGAGCAGTGTTTCTGATTTTGGATCAAGGTTTGACATACAGTCTTAGGCATAAATGTATCTGGCAACATTTTTTCACTTCCCTTTTTATCTGTAGGGGGACTGAATCTTTCTCAAACCCTCCAAATCTTCGGAGAAACGCATCCTCATCAGCTAATATGGAAGAACTTGCTTCAAAAGGTTCACCAAATTCAGGTACATAGTTTTATCTGAGATGAACGATGTTAACGGAAATATAATGAACATATGGAAATTTACTGCAATTCCTTCTTCTCAGCTCCACTTAGGCGCACAAGTAGTTTGTCTTTCGATGAGAAACTTCTTGTACAAACCTTATACAAGGTATATAATGCCTTCAGTCACATATGCTTCTTCTAAACTACACGTTTTGCTGTTGAGATACTAATTCTTGAATTCACAGGTTCTTACGTTCATATCCAAGAACAGTCCTGTTGTGTTATATCTTAGAGATGTTGAGAAGCTTCTTTGCAGATCCCAAAGGATATACACCCTATTCCAGAAAATGTTACAGAAACTATCTGGACCAGTACTGATCCTTGGATCACATGTTGTAGACTTGGAGAAAGATTACAGAGAAATGGATGATAGGATCACTTCTGTATTTCCATACATCATTGAAATCAAGCCTCCAAAAGAAGAAAATCATCTTGTAAGTTGGAAAAGTCAATTGGAAGAAGATATGAAGATGATGCAAATTCAGGATAATAGAAATCATATCAGTGAAGTGCTTGCTGCTAACGATCTTGACTGTGATGACCTTGCCGCTATTTGTGTGGCGGACACAATTGATCTTAGCCATTATATAGAAGAAATCGTGGTGTCAGCAATCTCATATCATCTAACACATACTAAGAATCCTGAGTACCGAAATGGAAAACTTGTTATTTCAACTGCAAGGTTCGATTTGCATAGTACATGAACTTGTTATTCCTCCAAGAAAGTTAAAACAAGTCTACTTACTTGTTGCCTTTGAACATTAACAGTTTGACGCATGGGCTGAATCTGTTCCAGGAAGGTAAATCGGTTAAGAAGGACATCTCAAAGGTTTGTCGTATTCTGTAGTTAATTAGACGAGACTTTAGGAATCTGCGTGAAAATATTTCATCTTCACTACTACTATATTATTATAGGATACTAAGGGAAAAGATGCTACTGGCCGGAAACCTGAAACCAAAGCTGACACTGCCCGTCCTAGTGAAGTAGAAGCATTGGCTCCTAAGAGTGGTGACAATGTGCCCCCATCACCTAAAGCTCCAGTAAGTATGCTTTATAGAAACTACAGTGTTGCTAAAATCTTAAAGAAAtgagtcaaatgggtcaaaagttgtCCAAAGTGTatagttatttttgttataactatACAAATTTCTAATCCTACATTAGCaaattaagttttataatttttttctaagAAGTTATGTATAGTGTTAGCTCAACCCGCCCTGTTTTGATCCATAAAGAAGCAAAATACTATAATGGGGGAGGATTATGCTTGTACTATTTTTTGTGACATAAAAATTCGGAATCTCTGTTTTCTATTAGGAAATTCCTGCAGACAATGAGTTTGAGAAGCGTATACGGCCTGAAGTGATACCAGCAAGTGAGATTGGTGTAACATTTTCTGATATCGGTGCCTTGGATGATATTAAAGACTCACTTCAAGAACTAGTAATGCTACCTTTAAGAAGACCAGATTTGTTCATTGGAGGCCTTTTAAAGCCATGTCGGGGGATATTATTATTTGGGCCGCCTGGAACTGGAAAAACTATGCTAGCCAAAGCCATTGCCAACGAGGCTGGTGCTAGTTTCATCAATGTCTCGATGTCCACAATCACTTCAAAGTGGTTTGGTGAAGATGAGAAGAATGTTAGAGCTCTGTTCACTCTTGCAGCCAAAGTTTCACCAACTATTATATTTGTGGATGAGGTGGATAGTATGTTGGGTCAACGGTCAAGAGCTGGGGAGCATGAAGCCATGAGGAAGATTAAGAATGAGTTCATGAGCCACTGGGATGGGCTGCTAACTAAACCAGGTGAAAGGATTCTTGTTCTTGCTGCAACTAATCGGCCTTTTGATCTTGATGAGGCAATTATCAGACGTTTTGAGAGAAGGTAATCGATTCTTCTTGATGACGTTGATAATGTTGGCTTTAGCATTGATATCACGAACATGAGAAGTAATGTTATATTTCTTTGATGATGAATATAGGATAATGGTTGGGCTACCATCCATGGAAAATAGAGCGAAGATATTAAAAACTCTTTTGACAAAAGAACATATCGAAGAAGGTTTGAACTTCAGCGAGCTTGCAACTATGACTGAAGGATATACAGGAAGTGATCTGAAGGTGCAATTCTGCTTTAATGACTTATTATCTACAGTACATACACATGAATAACTGATTTTAACTAAAGGTTTTTATTGTTGATACAGAATTTGTGTACGACTGCTGCTTATCGACCGGTTAGGGAGTTGATACAACAAGAAAGATTAAAGGATATTGTGAGTATCGTAATTGACCAAATGTTTGTTACATGTCATTCATTAGTACCAtctaatttttttgtttgttttgttacaCGTCTCTAATTGCAGGAGAAGAAACGTAGAGCTGAGAGTGGCGAAGAGCCACAATCTCCAGAAGAAATGACAGAGGAGAAGGTGATTACTATCAGGCCACTGAAGATGGAAGACTTTAGGGAAGCCAAGAATCAGGTTCCTTCTCCCTATCTAGTACTCGAAATTAGTTGTTTTACAGTGACCATTTATCTCCACAAAGTTTCTACGTACTACTGGTGATATGAAGTTAATAAATACATAAGCTTATACTATTATCTGTTCCGGTTAACGCTTTCGATAGGTGGCGGCAAGTTTTGCATCTGAGGGATCAATAATGGCCGAGCTAAAGCAATGGAACGAACAATACGGAGAAGGAGGCTCAAGGAAAAAAGAGCAGTTATCGTATTTCCTATAAGTTTTTACTGCCTACATGTAATGACAACCAAATAAGTTATAGACCGCCTGTCTACTCCACAATATCTCATATAGTCATATGTGAACCATCCAATAAAGTTCCAAGAGGACACAACTCTACCACTCATGTGCTTACTAGCAGACAGAAACATCAGCATCAAAGAA includes these proteins:
- the LOC122579080 gene encoding spastin, with the translated sequence MESSNKQLFMSALSVGIGVGVGIGVGKTVSRWATTGADSNSSSSSGNNNNVGLTPLSMEREMLSMIVDGKDSKITFDEFPYYLSEQTRVLLTSAAFVYLKNIDFSKHTRNLSPASRTILLSGPAELYQQMLAKALAHYFEAKLLLLDVNDFSLKVQSKYGSSSKENTFQRSTSETTLARMSELFGSTLSMFQSKPEIKGTIRRQSSVSDFGSRGTESFSNPPNLRRNASSSANMEELASKGSPNSAPLRRTSSLSFDEKLLVQTLYKVLTFISKNSPVVLYLRDVEKLLCRSQRIYTLFQKMLQKLSGPVLILGSHVVDLEKDYREMDDRITSVFPYIIEIKPPKEENHLVSWKSQLEEDMKMMQIQDNRNHISEVLAANDLDCDDLAAICVADTIDLSHYIEEIVVSAISYHLTHTKNPEYRNGKLVISTASLTHGLNLFQEGKSVKKDISKDTKGKDATGRKPETKADTARPSEVEALAPKSGDNVPPSPKAPEIPADNEFEKRIRPEVIPASEIGVTFSDIGALDDIKDSLQELVMLPLRRPDLFIGGLLKPCRGILLFGPPGTGKTMLAKAIANEAGASFINVSMSTITSKWFGEDEKNVRALFTLAAKVSPTIIFVDEVDSMLGQRSRAGEHEAMRKIKNEFMSHWDGLLTKPGERILVLAATNRPFDLDEAIIRRFERRIMVGLPSMENRAKILKTLLTKEHIEEGLNFSELATMTEGYTGSDLKNLCTTAAYRPVRELIQQERLKDIEKKRRAESGEEPQSPEEMTEEKVITIRPLKMEDFREAKNQVAASFASEGSIMAELKQWNEQYGEGGSRKKEQLSYFL